The following coding sequences lie in one Rhodohalobacter barkolensis genomic window:
- a CDS encoding ParB/RepB/Spo0J family partition protein, with product MSKKVLGRGLGAFFPEYDDGEGEKKEGKKQPETKTAVPIEPAERVNVVLSIPIDHIRPNPHQPRKDFNEEALDELSSSIKKHGLIQPITVRYLGEKRFELISGERRLRATKQAGIDEIPAYIREANDEQLIAFALIENIQREQLNPLEISMGYKRLIDECNYTQSEVAERVGKNRSTVTNMLRLLQLPDFIQAALRDESITTGHARALINLKTEDDQKKALKKIVDNSLSVRRTEDLVRSLDKKSEQKSKKPEKKEANPFLDEFSKRLRQSLSTKVNIKQKAKGGEIRIEYYSEDDLERLMQLFDEMG from the coding sequence ATGTCGAAAAAAGTTTTAGGCAGAGGTTTAGGCGCTTTCTTCCCGGAGTATGATGATGGTGAAGGAGAGAAAAAGGAAGGAAAAAAGCAGCCGGAAACCAAAACGGCCGTACCTATAGAACCCGCCGAAAGAGTGAATGTGGTGTTAAGCATTCCCATTGATCACATTCGGCCAAATCCCCATCAGCCACGAAAGGATTTTAACGAAGAAGCCTTGGATGAGCTCTCATCATCCATCAAAAAACACGGTTTAATTCAGCCCATAACGGTTCGCTATTTAGGCGAAAAACGTTTTGAGCTAATCAGTGGTGAAAGAAGGTTAAGAGCGACCAAGCAGGCGGGAATTGATGAAATTCCGGCATATATCAGGGAAGCAAATGACGAACAGCTGATTGCATTCGCGCTTATAGAAAACATTCAGCGCGAGCAGCTGAACCCGCTTGAGATATCCATGGGGTACAAGCGACTCATTGATGAATGTAATTATACGCAAAGTGAAGTAGCAGAGCGGGTTGGAAAAAATCGATCCACCGTTACCAACATGCTTCGATTACTGCAGCTACCCGATTTTATTCAGGCTGCATTACGGGATGAATCTATCACTACAGGCCATGCACGTGCACTGATTAACCTTAAAACTGAGGATGATCAGAAAAAAGCACTGAAAAAAATTGTTGATAATTCACTTTCTGTACGGCGAACCGAAGATTTAGTGCGCTCGTTGGATAAAAAGAGTGAGCAGAAATCTAAAAAACCTGAAAAGAAGGAAGCGAATCCATTCCTGGATGAGTTCTCCAAAAGATTGCGTCAAAGTTTGAGTACAAAAGTGAACATCAAACAGAAGGCAAAAGGTGGTGAAATTCGGATTGAGTACTATTCTGAGGATGATTTGGAACGTTTGATGCAACTATTTGATGAAATGGGTTAA
- a CDS encoding ParA family protein — MGKIISIANQKGGVGKTTTAVNLAASLAAIEHPTLIIDIDPQSNSTSGLGIESKTVSNSVYEVMVGGVDVNDSIRETELPYLDLIPSHINLVGAEIEMVDRNERERILSKAIEGVDDKYDFIIIDCPPSLGLLTINALTASDSVLIPVQCEYFALEGLGQLLNTIKIVRQHLNTDLEIEGVLLTMYDSRTRLSNQVAEEVKRYFDDRVFSSVIARNVRLAEAPSFGKPAILYDATSVGSKNYLSLAREIIQRNKKLFKNSPVLSK, encoded by the coding sequence ATGGGTAAAATTATATCTATTGCAAACCAGAAAGGCGGTGTTGGTAAAACAACAACGGCCGTAAATCTGGCTGCAAGTTTAGCTGCTATCGAACATCCTACATTGATCATTGATATCGATCCCCAAAGCAACTCAACAAGTGGTTTGGGAATTGAGTCTAAAACAGTTTCTAATTCTGTTTATGAAGTAATGGTAGGCGGAGTGGATGTAAATGACTCCATCCGGGAAACAGAACTTCCATACTTGGATCTTATCCCGTCTCACATCAATCTTGTGGGAGCGGAAATAGAGATGGTAGACAGAAATGAACGTGAGCGGATTTTATCTAAAGCAATTGAAGGAGTTGATGATAAGTATGACTTTATCATCATTGATTGTCCGCCCTCTCTCGGTTTATTGACAATAAATGCTTTAACGGCATCTGATTCAGTGTTAATACCGGTTCAGTGTGAATATTTTGCGCTCGAAGGGTTGGGGCAGCTTTTAAATACCATAAAAATAGTTCGCCAGCATCTGAATACAGATTTGGAAATTGAAGGAGTACTGTTGACGATGTATGACAGCCGTACAAGACTCTCCAATCAAGTGGCTGAAGAAGTAAAACGTTATTTTGATGACAGAGTCTTTTCGTCCGTTATTGCACGGAATGTAAGGCTTGCAGAAGCTCCAAGTTTTGGAAAACCTGCAATTTTATATGATGCAACGAGTGTGGGTTCCAAAAACTATTTATCCCTTGCTCGAGAGATTATACAAAGAAATAAGAAGTTATTTAAGAACAGTCCGGTTCTTTCTAAATAG
- a CDS encoding anti-sigma factor family protein, with the protein MSIKKTDSVAYLFNEMDPSEQVEFERKLRENENLLIEVESLRNIRNKFEELPKISAPDRVIQSICERASEQSTSTSITRKKPFYFAAAALLSIGFMAGALVMDSDNSTGDAGAASFGSVGSATGTVQSEGNLDREISPWVDRNDILHFSGIEQESSDSLLKDSYQRLTPVNNRLENSVYQRNLHLTGSRQ; encoded by the coding sequence ATGAGTATCAAAAAAACTGACAGTGTAGCTTACTTATTTAATGAGATGGATCCTTCTGAGCAGGTTGAATTCGAACGAAAGCTCAGAGAAAATGAAAATTTACTGATCGAAGTTGAGTCACTTCGAAATATCAGGAATAAATTTGAGGAGCTGCCAAAAATATCTGCACCAGACCGAGTAATTCAGTCAATTTGCGAACGAGCATCTGAACAGAGCACATCGACAAGTATTACCCGTAAAAAGCCTTTCTATTTTGCAGCAGCAGCTCTGCTATCTATTGGATTTATGGCAGGTGCCTTAGTGATGGATTCGGACAATTCTACAGGAGATGCCGGTGCTGCATCCTTCGGTTCTGTTGGGTCGGCAACCGGTACAGTTCAATCAGAAGGTAATCTGGACAGAGAAATTTCTCCGTGGGTAGACCGTAATGATATCCTCCATTTTTCAGGTATTGAGCAAGAAAGTTCTGACTCATTACTTAAAGATAGTTATCAGCGATTAACTCCGGTTAATAACCGATTGGAAAACAGTGTTTACCAGAGAAATCTACATCTCACCGGAAGCCGGCAATAG
- a CDS encoding RNA polymerase sigma factor, whose protein sequence is MRLNNSDHIPRRYEQMKDRELVHLFRKKDDQLAFQELMNRHQAKIYSYIYSMIQNRETANDIFQETFTKVITKMDDTYNEQGKWIAWVMRIAHNATIDHIRKQKRFVDVSSSYDEESKTDFYERLPDEGTPGQHDQLELDESTSRLLKHIGNLPEEQRTVVMLRHYYEMPFKEIAELTDVSINTALGRMRYALINLRKMFDEEHEKESNKV, encoded by the coding sequence ATGAGACTCAATAATTCAGACCACATACCACGCCGATACGAGCAGATGAAAGACAGGGAATTAGTACATCTGTTCCGGAAAAAAGATGACCAATTGGCTTTTCAAGAGCTGATGAACCGTCATCAGGCTAAGATCTATTCGTACATTTACAGTATGATACAGAATAGAGAAACGGCCAATGATATCTTCCAGGAGACCTTTACTAAGGTTATTACTAAAATGGACGATACCTACAATGAGCAGGGTAAATGGATCGCTTGGGTGATGAGAATTGCACATAATGCAACAATTGATCACATCAGAAAACAAAAGCGGTTTGTCGACGTTAGCAGTTCGTATGACGAAGAGTCGAAAACAGATTTTTATGAAAGATTGCCTGATGAGGGCACTCCGGGACAGCACGATCAGCTGGAACTGGATGAGTCCACATCAAGACTTTTGAAGCATATTGGAAATCTGCCCGAAGAGCAGCGAACAGTGGTGATGTTGCGGCACTATTATGAAATGCCATTTAAGGAAATCGCTGAATTAACTGATGTATCAATTAATACTGCCTTGGGCCGAATGAGATATGCTTTGATTAATCTTCGTAAAATGTTTGATGAGGAACATGAGAAGGAATCAAATAAAGTATGA